One region of Streptomyces rishiriensis genomic DNA includes:
- a CDS encoding pirin family protein, with amino-acid sequence MPAGTLYRPVRRLTTAQHGLEGEGFPVRRAFAGVPLPELDPFVHMDHIGMVEQAPGEARGTPWHPHRGFETVTYLIDGALEHQDSNGGGGQIEDGDTQWMTAGAGVLHIEKPPEHLVTSGGVFHGVQLWVNLPRAKKMSRPRYQDIRGKHAGLLTTPDGGALIRVIAGDIAGHTGPGITHTPITVAHLTVEPGAQVDLPWDPAYNAMVYALAGHGTVGVEARPIREGQLAAFGAGDALRLTADRSQESRSPKLELFVLGGLPLREPVVQYGPFVMNTREEVQQAFEDYQAGRLGVIPAAHLPHMP; translated from the coding sequence ATGCCCGCCGGCACCCTCTACCGGCCCGTCCGCCGCCTGACCACTGCGCAGCACGGCTTGGAGGGCGAGGGCTTCCCGGTGCGCCGCGCCTTCGCCGGGGTGCCGTTGCCCGAGCTCGATCCGTTCGTGCACATGGACCACATAGGCATGGTCGAGCAGGCGCCGGGCGAGGCCCGGGGCACCCCGTGGCATCCGCACCGCGGCTTCGAGACCGTCACCTACCTCATCGACGGCGCCCTGGAGCACCAGGACTCCAACGGCGGTGGCGGTCAGATCGAAGACGGCGACACCCAGTGGATGACCGCGGGCGCCGGCGTCCTGCACATCGAGAAGCCGCCGGAGCACCTGGTCACCAGCGGCGGGGTGTTCCACGGTGTGCAACTGTGGGTCAACCTGCCCCGTGCCAAGAAGATGAGCCGGCCGCGCTACCAGGACATCCGCGGCAAGCACGCCGGACTGCTCACCACCCCCGACGGCGGCGCGCTGATCCGTGTGATCGCAGGGGACATCGCCGGTCACACCGGCCCGGGCATCACCCACACCCCGATCACCGTCGCCCACCTCACCGTCGAGCCCGGCGCCCAGGTCGACCTGCCCTGGGACCCGGCCTACAACGCGATGGTCTACGCCCTGGCGGGCCACGGAACGGTCGGTGTCGAAGCCCGCCCGATCCGGGAGGGCCAACTCGCCGCCTTCGGCGCGGGTGACGCACTGCGCCTGACCGCCGACCGGTCCCAGGAGTCCCGCTCTCCCAAGCTGGAGCTCTTCGTGCTGGGCGGCCTTCCCCTCCGCGAACCCGTCGTCCAGTACGGCCCGTTCGTGATGAACACCCGCGAAGAAGTCCAGCAGGCCTTCGAGGACTACCAGGCGGGCCGCCTCGGAGTCATCCCCGCCGCGCACCTCCCTCACATGCCCTGA
- a CDS encoding DoxX family protein, translated as MNVTLWAVAALLALVFLAAGAAKLAQPKDKLLASPSMGWAEDFSPGVIKTIGLLEVLAALGLILPAAVDIAPTLVPLAASGLALTMFGAAITHSRRGELQSVVVNVVLLALAVFVAWGRFGPHSF; from the coding sequence ATGAACGTCACCTTGTGGGCTGTCGCGGCCCTACTCGCTCTGGTCTTCCTCGCCGCTGGCGCTGCCAAGCTCGCCCAGCCCAAGGACAAGCTCCTCGCATCCCCGTCCATGGGCTGGGCCGAGGACTTCTCGCCCGGTGTGATCAAGACGATCGGTCTCCTGGAGGTTCTCGCCGCGCTCGGGCTGATCCTGCCTGCGGCGGTGGACATCGCCCCGACCCTGGTCCCGCTGGCCGCGTCCGGCCTGGCACTGACCATGTTCGGCGCCGCGATCACTCACAGTCGGCGCGGTGAGCTCCAGTCGGTCGTCGTGAACGTGGTTCTGCTCGCCCTGGCCGTCTTCGTGGCCTGGGGCCGCTTCGGCCCGCACTCCTTCTGA
- a CDS encoding MarR family winged helix-turn-helix transcriptional regulator, with protein MEETARWLTPEEQHAWRGFVRLHERLGGRLGRQLQTESNMSTADFAVLVELTDVPEGRQRFLDLAQSLEWEKSRMSHHIARMAKRGLVTRQECPEDGRGAFVVITDAGREAIEAAAPLHVEAVRALFLDHVTPAELRVLADISARVVGKLDEDKS; from the coding sequence ATGGAAGAGACGGCGCGGTGGTTGACGCCGGAGGAGCAGCACGCGTGGCGTGGCTTTGTCCGGTTGCACGAGAGACTCGGGGGCCGTTTGGGACGCCAGTTGCAGACGGAGTCGAATATGTCGACTGCGGACTTTGCGGTGCTGGTCGAACTGACGGATGTGCCAGAGGGGCGTCAGCGGTTTCTGGATCTCGCCCAGTCGTTGGAATGGGAGAAGAGCCGGATGTCCCATCACATAGCCCGCATGGCCAAGCGCGGGCTGGTGACGCGGCAGGAGTGCCCAGAGGACGGGCGCGGGGCGTTCGTGGTGATCACGGATGCGGGGCGGGAGGCGATCGAGGCCGCCGCTCCGCTTCATGTCGAGGCGGTGCGCGCCCTGTTCCTCGACCACGTCACGCCGGCAGAGCTGCGGGTGCTGGCGGACATCTCTGCTCGTGTAGTGGGCAAGTTGGACGAGGACAAGTCCTGA
- a CDS encoding carboxymuconolactone decarboxylase family protein — translation MSSRTPGAARRRNFVDKQSPKAFRALVQTSEAVRATAADAGLDRTTVELINLRVSQMNGCAYCLDLHTRSALRAGESARRLGVLTAWRDTDMFSDSERAALALAEVTTDPTNADAQASAYEAARQLLTDEQISAAIWVAIAINAFNRVSIMSKHPVPPLSKR, via the coding sequence ATGAGCAGTCGTACCCCCGGAGCCGCACGACGGAGGAACTTCGTCGACAAGCAGAGCCCCAAGGCCTTCCGCGCCCTGGTGCAGACCTCGGAGGCGGTCCGTGCGACCGCCGCCGACGCGGGGCTCGACCGCACCACCGTGGAACTCATCAACCTCCGTGTGTCCCAGATGAACGGCTGCGCCTACTGCCTCGACCTGCACACCAGGTCCGCCCTGCGTGCCGGCGAGTCGGCACGGCGACTGGGAGTTCTGACAGCCTGGCGGGACACCGACATGTTCAGCGACTCGGAGCGCGCGGCGCTCGCCCTGGCCGAGGTGACGACCGATCCGACGAACGCCGACGCACAGGCGTCCGCCTACGAGGCCGCCCGGCAGCTCCTCACCGATGAACAGATCTCCGCCGCGATCTGGGTGGCGATCGCCATCAATGCGTTCAACCGGGTGTCGATCATGAGTAAGCATCCGGTGCCGCCGCTCTCCAAGCGGTAG
- a CDS encoding pirin family protein, which yields MSNVESEPAVLRCGAPVDDGRPDAAPRVDVLSAREVPLGGPRAMHVRRTLPQRARTLIGAWCFADHYGPTDATETGGMDVAPHPHTGLQTVSWLFEGEIEHEDTLGTRALIRPGEMNLMTGGYGIAHSEISAPDTTVLHGVQLWVALPGQHRNADRDFQRHVPETVRVDGAEIRVFLGSLAQSTSPVRTFTPLLGAEITLEPRATVTLSVDPAFEHGLLVDSGEVRLIDTGLHPAELGYVPCGADTLTVVNDSDRPARTILLGGPPFEEEIVMWWNFVGRSHEDIVRAREDWEASSDRFGVVEGYPGRRLPAPALPNAVIMPRGNPPRP from the coding sequence GTGAGCAACGTGGAAAGCGAACCTGCCGTACTGCGGTGCGGAGCACCGGTCGACGACGGCCGACCGGACGCAGCGCCCCGGGTGGACGTGCTGTCGGCGCGGGAGGTGCCGCTGGGTGGCCCGCGGGCGATGCATGTGCGGCGGACCCTGCCACAGCGGGCCCGGACGCTGATCGGAGCCTGGTGCTTCGCCGACCACTACGGCCCCACCGACGCCACCGAGACGGGCGGCATGGATGTCGCCCCGCACCCGCACACCGGTTTGCAGACGGTGAGCTGGCTGTTCGAGGGGGAGATCGAGCACGAGGACACGCTCGGCACCCGCGCCCTGATCCGGCCCGGCGAGATGAACCTCATGACCGGTGGTTACGGCATCGCCCACTCGGAGATCTCCGCCCCGGACACCACGGTCCTCCACGGCGTCCAGCTGTGGGTGGCGCTGCCCGGGCAGCACCGGAACGCCGACCGGGACTTCCAGCGCCACGTCCCGGAAACCGTGCGGGTCGACGGGGCCGAGATCAGGGTCTTCCTCGGCTCGCTCGCCCAAAGCACCTCTCCGGTGCGGACCTTCACACCCCTGCTCGGTGCCGAGATCACCCTCGAACCGCGCGCGACGGTCACTCTCTCCGTGGACCCCGCCTTCGAGCACGGCCTTCTCGTGGACAGCGGGGAGGTCCGCCTGATCGACACCGGTCTGCACCCGGCCGAACTCGGCTACGTGCCCTGCGGTGCCGACACCCTGACGGTGGTCAACGACTCGGACCGTCCGGCGCGGACGATCCTGCTCGGAGGCCCTCCATTCGAGGAGGAGATCGTCATGTGGTGGAACTTCGTCGGCCGCAGCCACGAGGACATCGTCCGGGCCCGAGAGGACTGGGAGGCGTCCTCCGACCGCTTCGGCGTCGTCGAGGGCTATCCGGGGCGCCGCCTTCCCGCGCCGGCCCTGCCGAACGCCGTCATCATGCCGCGGGGGAATCCCCCGCGCCCCTGA